One window from the genome of Acidihalobacter ferrooxydans encodes:
- a CDS encoding universal stress protein — protein MYENILLAYDGTRECRFALREGAYIASHCNAKVHLLSVMPLSLGVSVGEGFNAGTILENDIEQYRKVLDEGLERIRGLGLDAEGHLVSGDPTEQIVRAAHEHAADLVVLGHVARRGLARWWRSSVGSTLLDELGCSILIAIRRPVEADKTAG, from the coding sequence ATGTACGAAAATATCCTGCTTGCCTACGACGGCACCCGTGAATGCCGCTTCGCCCTGCGCGAAGGCGCCTATATTGCCAGCCACTGCAACGCCAAGGTGCATCTGCTCTCGGTGATGCCGCTGTCGCTCGGCGTATCGGTGGGTGAAGGATTCAACGCCGGCACGATTCTGGAAAACGACATCGAGCAGTACCGCAAAGTGCTCGACGAAGGTCTCGAACGCATTCGCGGCCTTGGCCTGGACGCCGAAGGGCATCTGGTCTCCGGCGATCCGACCGAGCAGATCGTGCGGGCAGCGCACGAGCATGCCGCCGACCTTGTCGTACTCGGCCATGTCGCGCGGCGCGGCCTCGCCCGCTGGTGGCGCTCCTCGGTCGGCTCCACCCTGCTCGACGAACTCGGTTGCAGCATTCTCATTGCCATACGCCGACCTGTCGAAGCCGACAAGACGGCCGGATGA
- a CDS encoding glutamine synthetase family protein, translating into MQNTGFIDLDTLRTLAASGEVDTVLLAMTDMQGRLQGKRLTVHHFLDEVVPHKAEGCNYLLAVDVEMRTVDGYDMASWERGYGDFVFKPDLSTLRLIPWQPATALVICDLEWEDGTPVLPSPRQILRAQLERLAERGLVALAGTELEFLVFKDSYEDAWDKGYRGLTPANRYNVDYSMLGTARIEPLLRRIRNCMDGAGIPVENAKGECNLGQHEINFHYGEALVTADGHSIYKNGAKEIAAQEGCAITFMPKFDEREGNSCHIHLSLRDRDGAPVFSDGGQGMSALFEHFLAGQLACLREFSLLFAPNINAYKRYARGSFAPTAVAWGHDNRTCALRVIGHGASLRVENRVPGGDVNPYLALAAMIAAGLHGIDHALPLEEAFVGNAYASDKPHVPGTLREARELFLDSAAARAAFGEDVVTHYANMARIEIEAFDAAVTDWERVRNFERL; encoded by the coding sequence ATGCAGAACACAGGATTCATCGATCTGGACACTCTGCGCACACTGGCCGCATCCGGCGAGGTGGATACCGTGCTGCTGGCGATGACCGACATGCAGGGCAGGCTGCAGGGCAAGCGGCTGACCGTCCATCACTTTCTCGACGAGGTGGTGCCGCACAAGGCCGAAGGCTGCAATTATCTGCTGGCGGTGGATGTGGAGATGCGCACCGTCGACGGCTACGACATGGCGTCCTGGGAGCGCGGCTATGGCGACTTCGTTTTCAAGCCCGATCTGTCCACGCTGCGCCTGATACCCTGGCAGCCGGCCACGGCGTTGGTGATCTGCGATCTGGAATGGGAGGACGGCACGCCGGTGCTGCCCTCGCCGCGCCAGATCCTGCGCGCGCAGCTCGAACGCCTGGCCGAGCGCGGGCTGGTCGCCCTGGCCGGCACTGAGCTGGAATTTCTGGTCTTCAAGGACAGTTACGAAGACGCCTGGGACAAGGGTTACCGCGGCCTGACGCCGGCCAACCGCTACAACGTGGACTATTCCATGCTCGGCACGGCGCGCATCGAGCCGCTGTTGCGGCGCATCCGCAACTGCATGGACGGCGCGGGCATTCCCGTGGAGAACGCCAAGGGCGAGTGCAATCTCGGCCAGCACGAGATCAATTTTCATTACGGCGAGGCGCTGGTCACCGCCGACGGCCACAGCATCTACAAGAACGGCGCCAAGGAAATCGCCGCCCAGGAAGGTTGCGCGATTACCTTCATGCCCAAGTTCGACGAACGCGAAGGCAACTCCTGCCACATTCACCTCAGCCTGCGCGACCGCGACGGTGCGCCGGTGTTCAGCGACGGCGGGCAAGGCATGTCGGCGCTGTTTGAGCATTTTCTCGCCGGCCAGCTCGCCTGCCTGCGCGAGTTCAGCCTGCTCTTCGCGCCGAATATCAACGCCTACAAGCGCTACGCGCGCGGCTCGTTCGCGCCCACGGCGGTCGCCTGGGGGCACGACAACCGCACCTGCGCGCTGCGCGTGATCGGCCACGGCGCCTCGCTGCGGGTGGAGAACCGCGTCCCCGGCGGCGACGTGAATCCCTATCTCGCGCTGGCCGCGATGATCGCCGCCGGCCTGCATGGCATCGACCACGCGCTGCCGCTGGAAGAGGCCTTCGTCGGCAACGCCTACGCCTCCGACAAACCGCACGTGCCCGGCACCCTGCGCGAGGCGCGGGAACTGTTTCTCGACAGCGCAGCGGCGCGCGCCGCCTTCGGCGAGGACGTGGTGACGCATTACGCCAACATGGCGCGCATCGAGATCGAAGCCTTCGATGCGGCGGTCACCGACTGGGAGCGGGTGCGCAACTTCGAGCGCCTGTGA
- a CDS encoding iron-containing alcohol dehydrogenase, whose protein sequence is MSLPVGNWNYPTHTRFGAGRIRELPDACAALGIARPLLVTDPGLAALPLLAAARDSLAAAGRPASVFSALKPNPVGANVEAGVAQYRADGCDGVIAFGGGSALDVGKTVALMAGQRRPLWDFEDCGDNYLRADPAGIAAVVAVPTTAGTGSEMGRAAVIVNEAEQRKVIVFHPRMLPGEVIMDPELTVGLPSKLTAWTGLDALAHCLEAWCAPGFHPLADGIALEGMRLIHDSLPRAYADGADLRARGDMLAAAGMGATAFQKGLGAIHALSHPVGAHYDTHHGLTNAVFMPYVLVFNRPAIETRLEAAARYLGLPQPGFDGFLQWVMALREQLDIPHTLAELGVDAAAAGRIAAEAEQDPSAAGNPVPVKAPELERIFLAAVAGRLDA, encoded by the coding sequence ATGTCCCTGCCCGTCGGCAACTGGAACTACCCCACCCACACCCGCTTCGGCGCCGGCCGCATCCGCGAGCTGCCCGACGCCTGCGCCGCGCTCGGCATCGCGCGGCCGCTCCTCGTCACCGATCCGGGCCTCGCCGCCCTGCCGCTGCTGGCCGCCGCGCGCGACAGCCTCGCCGCCGCCGGGCGGCCGGCAAGCGTGTTCAGTGCGCTCAAGCCCAACCCGGTCGGCGCGAACGTCGAGGCGGGCGTGGCGCAATACCGTGCCGACGGCTGCGACGGCGTGATCGCCTTCGGCGGCGGCAGCGCGCTGGACGTCGGCAAGACGGTGGCCCTGATGGCCGGCCAGCGCCGTCCGCTATGGGACTTCGAGGACTGCGGCGACAATTACCTGCGCGCCGATCCCGCCGGCATCGCGGCCGTCGTCGCCGTGCCCACCACCGCCGGCACCGGCTCCGAGATGGGGCGCGCCGCGGTCATCGTCAACGAAGCCGAACAGCGCAAGGTGATCGTGTTCCATCCGCGCATGCTGCCCGGCGAAGTGATCATGGACCCCGAGCTGACCGTCGGCCTGCCGTCCAAGCTCACCGCCTGGACCGGGCTGGACGCGCTGGCGCATTGTCTGGAAGCCTGGTGCGCGCCCGGCTTTCATCCGCTGGCCGACGGCATCGCGCTGGAGGGCATGCGCCTGATCCACGACAGCCTGCCGCGCGCGTACGCCGACGGCGCCGACCTGCGCGCGCGTGGCGACATGCTCGCCGCCGCCGGCATGGGCGCGACGGCCTTCCAGAAAGGGCTGGGCGCGATCCACGCCCTGAGCCACCCGGTGGGCGCGCATTACGACACCCATCACGGCCTGACCAACGCCGTGTTCATGCCCTATGTGCTCGTGTTCAACCGCCCCGCCATCGAAACGCGCCTGGAGGCTGCGGCGCGTTATCTCGGCCTGCCGCAACCCGGCTTCGACGGTTTTCTGCAGTGGGTGATGGCGCTGCGCGAGCAGCTCGACATCCCGCATACCCTGGCCGAGCTCGGCGTGGACGCGGCCGCTGCCGGACGCATCGCCGCCGAGGCGGAGCAGGATCCGTCCGCCGCCGGCAATCCGGTGCCGGTCAAAGCGCCCGAACTCGAGCGCATCTTCCTTGCCGCCGTGGCAGGGCGGCTGGACGCATGA
- a CDS encoding gamma-glutamyl-gamma-aminobutyrate hydrolase family protein — translation MSRASLIGLSTYGRGDNKRYSLPAEYVSAVRRAGGVPVLLTPGMPPPGDWLERLDGLILSGGGDIDPARYGGAPHEALYAIDAQRDAFEFALLAAALARRMPLLAICRGLQVLNVHLGGTLHEHLPDVYGEQVAHRAPPREPTPHALRIAPGSRLAALLGGEAAVASSWHHQGIDTLGRGLTPVAWAPDGLIEAVELADYPWLAAVQWHPELTADKDPAQQALFDALVAAGQ, via the coding sequence ATGAGCCGCGCGTCGCTGATCGGCCTGAGCACCTACGGGCGCGGCGACAACAAGCGTTACAGCCTGCCGGCCGAGTACGTGAGCGCGGTGCGCCGCGCCGGCGGCGTGCCGGTGCTGCTGACGCCGGGCATGCCGCCGCCCGGGGACTGGCTGGAACGGCTGGACGGCCTGATTCTGAGCGGCGGCGGCGACATCGACCCGGCACGCTACGGCGGCGCGCCCCACGAGGCGCTGTACGCCATCGACGCGCAGCGCGACGCCTTCGAGTTCGCGCTGCTGGCCGCGGCGCTGGCGCGGCGCATGCCGCTGCTGGCGATCTGCCGCGGCTTGCAGGTGCTGAACGTGCATCTGGGCGGCACCCTGCACGAACACCTGCCCGATGTGTACGGCGAGCAGGTGGCGCACCGCGCGCCACCGCGCGAGCCGACGCCGCATGCGCTGCGCATCGCCCCCGGCTCGCGTCTGGCGGCGCTGCTCGGCGGCGAGGCAGCGGTCGCGTCTTCCTGGCATCATCAGGGCATCGACACCCTGGGCCGGGGCCTCACGCCGGTCGCCTGGGCGCCGGACGGACTGATCGAGGCGGTGGAGCTGGCCGACTACCCCTGGCTGGCGGCGGTGCAATGGCATCCCGAGCTGACCGCCGACAAGGACCCTGCCCAGCAGGCCCTGTTCGACGCGCTGGTCGCGGCAGGTCAATGA
- a CDS encoding aldehyde dehydrogenase family protein, giving the protein MNELLRTVSPIDGAVVVERPYATAAELDALLERARRAQAAWRARPVAERADILSRAVDAFVAERPRIARELTLQMGRPIAHSPGEVGGFEERARFMIGIAADALADLPAPDPKPGFTRFIRREPLGTVLVVAPWNYPYLTAVNAIVPALMAGNAVLLKPSSQTPLTAERMADAFAAAGLPDGLFQYAYLDHAATDGLIRDSRIDFVAFTGSVEGGRAVQRAAAERFIGVGLELGGKDPAYVRADADLEYSLDNLADGVFFNAGQSCCGIERIYVHRPRYDAFVEGFVARARRYVLGNPLDPATTLGPMVRTRAAEAVRAQIAEAVASGARSLIDEAEFPASGAGTPYLAPQVLVDVDHGMRVMMEESFGPVVGIMPVDSDAQAVALMNDSPYGLTASIWTADEAAALELGGNLATGTCFMNRCDYLDPALAWTGVGDSGRGCTLSPVGYEQLTRPKSYHLKTRI; this is encoded by the coding sequence ATGAACGAACTGTTACGCACTGTGTCCCCCATCGACGGCGCGGTGGTCGTCGAACGCCCCTATGCCACCGCCGCCGAACTCGACGCCCTGCTGGAGCGCGCGCGCCGCGCGCAGGCTGCGTGGCGGGCGCGCCCCGTGGCCGAACGCGCCGACATCCTTTCGCGCGCGGTGGATGCCTTCGTCGCCGAACGCCCGCGCATCGCGCGCGAACTCACCCTGCAGATGGGCCGGCCCATCGCCCACAGCCCCGGCGAGGTGGGCGGCTTCGAGGAGCGCGCGCGCTTTATGATCGGCATCGCCGCCGATGCGCTGGCGGACCTGCCCGCGCCCGACCCCAAACCGGGCTTCACCCGCTTCATCCGCCGCGAACCGCTGGGCACGGTGCTGGTGGTGGCGCCGTGGAACTACCCCTACCTCACCGCGGTGAACGCCATCGTGCCGGCGCTGATGGCGGGCAACGCGGTGCTGCTCAAGCCCTCCTCGCAGACGCCGCTCACCGCCGAGCGCATGGCCGACGCCTTCGCCGCCGCCGGCCTGCCCGACGGGTTGTTCCAGTACGCCTACCTCGATCATGCGGCCACCGACGGCCTGATCCGCGATTCGCGCATCGACTTCGTCGCCTTCACCGGCTCGGTCGAGGGCGGGCGCGCGGTGCAGCGCGCCGCGGCCGAGCGCTTCATCGGCGTCGGCCTGGAGCTGGGCGGCAAGGACCCGGCTTACGTGCGCGCCGACGCCGACCTCGAATACAGCCTGGACAATCTGGCGGACGGCGTGTTTTTCAACGCCGGCCAGTCCTGCTGCGGCATCGAACGCATCTATGTGCATCGCCCACGCTACGACGCCTTCGTCGAGGGTTTCGTGGCACGGGCGCGCCGTTACGTGCTCGGCAATCCGCTCGACCCGGCCACCACGCTGGGGCCGATGGTGCGCACCCGGGCCGCCGAGGCGGTGCGCGCGCAGATCGCCGAGGCCGTGGCATCGGGCGCGCGCAGCCTGATCGACGAAGCCGAATTCCCCGCCTCCGGCGCCGGCACGCCCTACCTTGCGCCGCAGGTGCTGGTGGACGTGGATCACGGCATGCGCGTGATGATGGAGGAGAGCTTCGGCCCGGTGGTGGGCATCATGCCGGTGGACTCCGACGCGCAGGCCGTGGCGCTGATGAACGACAGCCCCTACGGGCTGACCGCCTCGATCTGGACTGCTGACGAAGCCGCCGCGCTGGAGCTAGGTGGCAACCTCGCCACCGGCACCTGTTTCATGAACCGCTGCGACTATCTCGATCCGGCGCTGGCCTGGACCGGCGTCGGCGACAGCGGCCGCGGCTGCACCCTGTCGCCGGTGGGCTACGAACAGCTCACCCGGCCCAAGTCCTATCACCTCAAGACCCGGATCTGA